AATTCGATTGTATTCTCTAAAGCGAAGTAGAAAGATGTACCATTCAACAACTGTTGAAAAATAAAAGGCTTGCGTCAATTAAGCATTATACCCATACTTCAGAAGGTATCATTCTAAAGCTAGCATAAGCGAGCCTGCCAAGTGAGGAAAATACTGCCCCATTTCCCTTACAACAACCCTCCTCATCACAGCTTCTCATCTCAGTTGGGAGTATTAAGCTACACACTTTTTGCAATTCATGGTGTAGAACCATTTTAATAAAGGAATTAAAGTGGTAAGGAAACTTCAAATATTCCCAACTTCATATGCTATGCCCAGCTATTCTCAAGAATGACCAGCTTTATATCATGTGTAAAGAGTATACCACAAATCCATGTTGATAACTGCTCATCAGCCACACGAGAAACTTTCTGACTGTTCCTTCTGCCTCCCTTTCGAGCTCCTGATTTTAGTCCTGTGCTTTCTGGCAAAGGCTCCTCTAGGGGGCTTTTACAATAAGGGTGATCTAGTAACTTTGCACTAAAAATGTCCAGATTTATGGAGCCTTCGACTTCCATCTGGGAAGAGCTGTCTTCATTTTGTGCCAGGTCCCCCGAAAAAGGTCCATTTGCAAGGTTATTGTTCATATTTGAATCCCCCTTGCAGGATTCTAACAATATCGTTTCATCAACACACATAACCTGATTAGATTCTGCATCTTCTTGACCTGAAATTGCAATTTCTCTCTCTGTTACTGAGAGGAAAAGATCCTCCTGGCAACTGTCCACTACAGGAGCCTCGTTTGTTTCCGTCCCGTGCAAGGTCTCTGTACCCAAAGGAGCTGTTTTGTGCAGCTCTGGTTGGCAGATTTTAACACTGCCATCTCTGGATGCAGGTTCCTCAGAATGTAGCTCATCACACTGTAATGCATCCTGTGTAAGGCAGATGTCAGATGCAGGTGTCTTATTCTCCTCAGCTACAGGTCCTGGTGTATTATTGTTCATATCTGATGAGCTATACAGGTTCCAAAAGGAGTTATTTTTAGATTTCCAGCAGGAAAACCAGTTACAAAATCCACCTTCAAAATCTCCTTGAAGATTCTCTTGACAGTCCCTGGTAACTTTCTCCACCCAGCTTGGCTTGATTTTACTTGATTTGCAGGTTTTGCCTCTTGCTCTAAGTTTTGGGGATTTTATGATTCTATCCCGAAACCTAATCATAGAAAGTTTCTTATGCATCATAAATACAGGTATCTTTTTTACAGTATACTGGTTAAATCTGGACCTCTTTTTAGTAGTCAAGGGGCCACAAGTTCCATTCTGCTCTAGCCCTCTGCAACAGCACCTTCTTTTACTATTGTTTAAGACTACTACGACTGCATTGCCTTCATCGTTATTGCGTTCCTCCCCACTGGGTGTGAAACCATCCTTCTTTACAGGTAAGATAGTGTCGCACAGCCCACCACAAAAGGCCCTGTGGTCATTGCCATGCATGCAGCCAAGACTAGCGTCTGCTTGTAATCCAGTGACTCTGTTCAAGAGATCTTCACCCTGAAAGGGTTCATtgtccaacttctctattgcctcTGCACATGGGCTTCCAGTTTTGCCATTGGGAAAGGGCTTTTTTGCCCTTCTGGACGTTTTTGTAGCAAAGGTGCTGTGTTCAGCAGTTGGTTTTTGATGGTTTTTTGCATTTAGAAGCACTTTAGGAACCCACTCACTCTGGAGTCTGAGTGCCTTCCTTCTGCCCTGGAGAGATCGGTACGCTTTGTTCCGGTTTAGGCTCACAACTGATTGAGCACTTTGTCTTTTTCTCTTAGCTAGGAAAAAATGCTTCTTTTGGAAGCAGTATTTCCTGAGCCCCCAAAATCCAGTGGTCCATCTTCTAGAAAGGAACAGCAATCGACTtcttttccaatttaaatttCTTCTATGTTCTTTCATTTTTCTGCTGCATTATGATCTCGAAGGGCAGCTGTAAGAATAAGGAACACAAGGTTACAtttcagataattttgaattcaaAGCCATGAAAACACAATTCACATTCCTCCGGGAGCGTGTCTGTCTAAAATTCCAAGAGCCTCCCGAATCCCCACATTGCATTAGAAGTTCAAGCATAACGGTTGCAATGGCTCTCTCACCAACGTGTTACATGTGTCCACTCCCAGTTCTATTATTCAGCCACTCCTCTTAGTTAGATTAAAGAGCAGGTAACCTCTCATTCAGATCACTCTCTCCTAATCTTAATTTTGACCCAACTTGGGCTAGTGAATCTGTAAAGCATAGATAATATTTAACTGCCATCTTAGGAGTTTTAAACCACAGGCTTAAGTCTGAAAGTTAGCCACAAGCATGCCTCGCTATCAGATTCCACCAGGGACATAATGAAGCCCGATTATTGCATAATAAACCTTAagtattggggagccatcctctGGTGAACCAGTTCAACAGAAACTCTTCCATTAAAAAGGAACTAAAATGATCACATTCTTTCTTCACTATAAATGACGTTTCACTATAGCCAAGTCCACTGTAAAATGGTTCCTCTATCTTTAAAGGGCAATGCTGTAAGCTGCCATAACCAAAATTAACCCTAACTAACAAAATAGTAACAGCTCAAGTCACTGACTGAGCCTTCTAAACAAATCCCTTTCCCCATTGCAATGACCCACATCCTAGATGGGCAAATATCAATAGTTAAAACTGGGAGGATGTGCGTTTAGGATCACACAAGACTGTCCAATAATTCTAAAGTTAAGGGCCACGTAATACTATCAGTTCACCCACATTACACGCTCTCTGCTTAGGCATAGTTAGTGGCCTAACTAGTAACGTCAAATATATGTACATCCCGGAGAAGTAAAGGTTATTCCAAGAACCTTCTGGGGAGCAGAGTCCACCTTTGACAGACGTGAATGAGATATGCGGAAAAAGGTTCACATCACTGTTGCTATGCTTGGCAACAGTCATTTTTCTGCCAGGCTGGATGAAAAGAATAGCAGAATATTTGAACAAGCAACAGAGCAGGGCAACACCAAGGGAAAAAACATGGATGATTGCAAAGGTGTCACTGCAACTCTCCGTCTGCTTCATGCAATTTGTCCCAGGGCCTGCCGAGGACACAGTATGTTACAAGTGGGGCAGGGCTTCCTTTGCTAAACATTTTAGGAGATGACGCCAAGCATGCTCAGAAGTGATTTGTCACTCACTTATTTTGACTTGTTTTCCCCCACTTCACCAACTGAAAGATCTGCTTCTCAATAAGGATGATTACTACAAAATTTGGAGTTTATCCACAGCAGCATGAGGTGCAACTGTGACACCAAAGGAACTTCCACACGTTTAAAAACAAGAGAGAGTGGTGTCTAAACTGAGATCAAGCACAGAAATGTCAGCcttaaaggaacaggagtacttgtggcaccttagagactaacaaatttattagagcataagctttcgtggactacagcccacttcttcggatgcatacagagtggaatccaaagaagtgggctgtagtccacgaaagcttatgctctaataaatttgttcgtctctaaggtgccacaagtactcctgttctttttacggatacagactaacacggctgctactctgaaaccagccttAAAGGAGAATTTCAGTTATGAACATGTGGAAACAGACGTTGACAGTGGGAGTCCTGACATAACCCTGACTATAGAGTTCACGGTTGAAAAACCTATTAGAGTGAACAATCAGAAAAATGGATAGGTTTTATTTTGCTGGGATAGAAATGCAAACAGAGGGTAAAGAATTTAAAGGTTAGTACTACTTTCTTAAAGCTACTCCCACTGTACCATGAAAGGTCAGCGGCTGACTTGCAGAGAGTTGTGAATCATGCAGTAATAGACTAGGACACACATTGGTAAAAACCAGTACAGATCACCAGCACAACGGTGAGCAAGTAGTCTATTTTTTGTCAGCCTTATTAATAAGGCAGTCATTACTGTTCTCCTAAATGGGATATAACAGCAACTCCTATAAGGGGGATTTCCTCACATTTCCTCTCCTGGCTTTCGCCTGTCGCTCTTTAGGCTAGTTCCTCCGTAAGAGTATATCTTACCTGCAGAGTTAGCCTGGGTGATCAGCACTCAGGTTAGCATAGCCCAGGCAGAGCATCCTTACTGCAAAGCTCTACTCATGTtactgtgtccacactggtgctataGTCCCCAGTGAGAGACACTAGGACCTCTGGAGGGTTACCCCATAGCTCTTTGCACTGCACCACTATGAATTGTTTTGCAATGCACCGTGGACAAcgtatgtgtgtgctggctggCATCTCTGTTCAAGTATGTAGAAGTGCAGTAGAAATGTAGCAGACCACATGAAATGTGGAGTTCAAATGCTGAACCCGTGTATACAAACTGGAAGGTGATGTCCAGTATGGAAGAAAGGAGTAGGCAAAGGGCAAGAAAATACagccaatggtctgtgatgggatgttagatggggtgggatctgagttactacagagaattctttcctgggtgctggctggtgagtcctgcccacatgctcagggtttagc
This region of Chrysemys picta bellii isolate R12L10 chromosome 9, ASM1138683v2, whole genome shotgun sequence genomic DNA includes:
- the SENP5 gene encoding sentrin-specific protease 5 isoform X1 gives rise to the protein MKEHRRNLNWKRSRLLFLSRRWTTGFWGLRKYCFQKKHFFLAKRKRQSAQSVVSLNRNKAYRSLQGRRKALRLQSEWVPKVLLNAKNHQKPTAEHSTFATKTSRRAKKPFPNGKTGSPCAEAIEKLDNEPFQGEDLLNRVTGLQADASLGCMHGNDHRAFCGGLCDTILPVKKDGFTPSGEERNNDEGNAVVVVLNNSKRRCCCRGLEQNGTCGPLTTKKRSRFNQYTVKKIPVFMMHKKLSMIRFRDRIIKSPKLRARGKTCKSSKIKPSWVEKVTRDCQENLQGDFEGGFCNWFSCWKSKNNSFWNLYSSSDMNNNTPGPVAEENKTPASDICLTQDALQCDELHSEEPASRDGSVKICQPELHKTAPLGTETLHGTETNEAPVVDSCQEDLFLSVTEREIAISGQEDAESNQVMCVDETILLESCKGDSNMNNNLANGPFSGDLAQNEDSSSQMEVEGSINLDIFSAKLLDHPYCKSPLEEPLPESTGLKSGARKGGRRNSQKVSRVADEQLSTWICGFLDEVMKKYGSLVPLCEKDVMARLKEVFNEDFSHRKPFISREIMKYRTRHPKSSTCNFRVFYNKHMLDMDDLATLDGQNWLNDQVHFFNSFFHRQLVTKGYNGVKRWTKKVDLFKKTLLLIPIHLEVHWSLITVNIPNRIISFYDSQGIHFKFCVENIRKYLLTEAREKNHPEFLQGWQTAVTKCIPQQKNDSDCGVFVLQYCKCLALDQPFQFSQEDMPRVRKRIYKELCERQLID
- the SENP5 gene encoding sentrin-specific protease 5 isoform X2, with amino-acid sequence MKEHRRNLNWKRSRLLFLSRRWTTGFWGLRKYCFQKKHFFLAKRKRQSAQSVVSLNRNKAYRSLQGRRKALRLQSEWVPKVLLNAKNHQKPTAEHSTFATKTSRRAKKPFPNGKTGSPCAEAIEKLDNEPFQGEDLLNRVTGLQADASLGCMHGNDHRAFCGGLCDTILPVKKDGFTPSGEERNNDEGNAVVVVLNNSKRRCCCRGLEQNGTCGPLTTKKRSRFNQYTVKKIPVFMMHKKLSMIRFRDRIIKSPKLRARGKTCKSSKIKPSWVEKVTRDCQENLQGDFEGGFCNWFSCWKSKNNSFWNLYSSSDMNNNTPGPVAEENKTPASDICLTQDALQCDELHSEEPASRDGSVKICQPELHKTAPLGTETLHGTETNEAPVVDSCQEDLFLSVTEREIAISGQEDAESNQVMCVDETILLESCKGDSNMNNNLANGPFSGDLAQNEDSSSQMEVEGSINLDIFSAKLLDHPYCKSPLEEPLPESTGLKSGARKGGRRNSQKVSRVADEQLSTWICGFLDEVMKKYGSLVPLCEKDVMARLKEVFNEDFSHRKPFISREIMKYRTRHPKSSTCNFRVFYNKHMLDMDDLATLDGQNWLNDQIINMYGELIMDAVPDKVHFFNSFFHRQLVTKGYNGVKRWTKKVDLFKKTLLLIPIHLEVHWSLITVNIPNRIISFYDSQGIHFKFCVENIRKYLLTEAREKNHPEFLQGWQTAVTKCIPQQKNDSDCGVFVLQYCKCLALDQPFQFSQEDMPRVRKRIYKELCERQLID